The following coding sequences lie in one Frigoribacterium sp. SL97 genomic window:
- a CDS encoding Ig-like domain-containing protein, with translation MFEPPTLRPPRPSTPVDGRLVVEPRHGRRVASTLATVVLGLSLALTGGVGALAAGSPSGTPAPGPSLGQSPPGPVAPTIGDVGDRDVNAVVVGGTGTPGATVRVLDPRVPSRALCEVILPTGDPAGVPWSCPVTLEDGADQTLTVRDVTNAAVVDDAVSAPFSVLGPPTVQGGPAVGGKVAGTAFPGARIIVGGGAAPVSATADGAGAWSAVLPSATWPTGRYTVTASQSSDSVPAVPRSSTSTGVTVTIDRDPPAPPAVLSPRAGERVASQPLTFSGTGEDGATVTAYVDSTPVCQATVSGGAWACTSSDAALADGEHVVQAAQIDPSVNVGPPSAGISITVTSSAAQPAPPSSSAAPAPTAAPGASGGAVPSEPSPGTPGAPGTGDGPGGAPGGDGEVPPEASTPTADSWAAATTFGRDLPSLGRTMTGTGWLIALGLAAAFVLLVVAPARLLATAMRGRLAPRAPRLTGRNRRRELPTSFSTATLDPRLAAGLTIAAGAAVVGLAAGLDDEVRYARLFAGIVVGVALVNVLAVVVPTLVMGRSPDREARIRMSPRLLLVAVVACAVTRSLGLDPPLVLGVVLVGSLAAAPRSEAHHGRTGEVGDREAGLLALVQVAALVVVAAGAWAVHGALPATGGFFTELALETSATVCLTGLGSLVLALVPVGSLPGRRLWAWSRPLHVALTVVGVTAAAAVLTGGSSSFPVGGAVVAAAVTAGLCVAAWLWTSFVEIDTDDA, from the coding sequence GTGTTCGAGCCGCCGACCCTGCGTCCCCCGCGTCCGTCGACCCCCGTCGACGGACGGCTCGTGGTCGAGCCGCGACACGGACGACGTGTCGCCTCGACCCTTGCGACGGTCGTGCTGGGTCTCTCGCTCGCCCTGACGGGCGGAGTCGGCGCGCTCGCCGCGGGCAGCCCGTCGGGTACTCCCGCACCCGGCCCGTCGCTCGGCCAGTCCCCTCCCGGTCCGGTCGCACCCACGATCGGCGACGTCGGAGACCGGGACGTGAACGCCGTCGTGGTCGGCGGGACCGGCACGCCCGGAGCCACCGTGAGGGTGCTCGACCCCCGCGTCCCCAGTCGAGCCCTCTGCGAGGTCATCCTGCCCACCGGTGACCCGGCCGGCGTCCCCTGGTCGTGCCCGGTGACGCTGGAGGACGGTGCCGACCAGACCCTCACGGTCCGAGACGTGACGAATGCCGCCGTGGTCGACGACGCCGTCAGCGCTCCGTTCTCGGTGCTCGGCCCTCCCACGGTCCAGGGCGGACCCGCCGTCGGTGGCAAGGTCGCGGGCACCGCGTTCCCCGGTGCCCGCATCATCGTCGGCGGAGGCGCGGCGCCGGTCTCGGCGACGGCCGACGGCGCCGGGGCCTGGTCGGCGGTCCTCCCGTCGGCGACCTGGCCGACCGGCCGGTACACCGTCACGGCGTCCCAGTCCTCGGACTCCGTTCCCGCCGTGCCCCGGTCCTCGACCTCCACCGGCGTCACCGTCACGATCGACCGCGACCCACCCGCCCCGCCGGCCGTGCTCTCGCCCCGGGCCGGCGAACGGGTCGCCTCGCAACCGCTCACCTTCTCGGGGACGGGAGAAGACGGCGCGACCGTCACCGCCTACGTCGACAGCACCCCCGTCTGTCAGGCCACGGTCTCCGGCGGCGCGTGGGCCTGCACGTCGTCCGACGCCGCCCTCGCCGACGGAGAGCACGTGGTCCAGGCCGCCCAGATCGACCCGTCGGTGAACGTCGGGCCGCCCAGCGCGGGCATCTCGATCACGGTGACGTCGTCGGCCGCGCAGCCCGCGCCTCCTTCGTCCTCGGCCGCTCCGGCACCGACGGCGGCGCCCGGCGCGTCCGGGGGCGCCGTCCCCTCCGAGCCGTCTCCCGGGACGCCCGGAGCCCCGGGGACCGGTGACGGGCCGGGAGGCGCTCCCGGTGGCGACGGCGAGGTACCACCCGAAGCCTCCACACCGACGGCGGACTCCTGGGCGGCCGCGACGACGTTCGGTCGCGACCTGCCGTCCCTCGGCCGGACGATGACCGGGACGGGATGGTTGATCGCTCTCGGCCTCGCAGCCGCGTTCGTGCTGCTCGTCGTCGCCCCGGCACGTCTGCTGGCCACGGCGATGCGAGGTCGCCTCGCGCCGCGCGCCCCGCGGCTCACCGGCCGGAACCGTCGTCGGGAACTCCCGACCTCGTTCTCGACCGCCACACTCGACCCGCGCCTCGCCGCTGGGTTGACCATCGCGGCCGGAGCCGCCGTGGTCGGGCTGGCGGCCGGCCTCGACGACGAGGTCCGCTACGCACGCCTGTTCGCCGGGATCGTCGTCGGAGTCGCCCTGGTCAACGTGCTCGCGGTCGTCGTCCCCACCCTGGTGATGGGGCGTTCCCCGGACCGCGAGGCGCGCATCCGCATGTCACCGCGCCTCCTCCTCGTCGCCGTCGTCGCCTGCGCGGTGACGCGGTCGCTCGGCCTGGACCCGCCCCTCGTGCTCGGGGTGGTGCTCGTCGGAAGCCTCGCCGCAGCGCCCAGGTCGGAGGCGCACCACGGCCGGACCGGTGAGGTGGGCGATCGAGAAGCAGGGCTGCTCGCGCTCGTCCAGGTCGCCGCCCTGGTGGTCGTGGCGGCCGGAGCCTGGGCCGTCCACGGCGCCCTCCCCGCCACCGGTGGGTTCTTCACCGAGCTGGCCCTCGAGACGAGCGCGACGGTCTGCCTGACCGGGCTCGGATCGCTCGTGCTCGCGCTCGTGCCGGTGGGCTCCCTGCCGGGTCGACGCCTCTGGGCCTGGTCGCGCCCGCTGCACGTGGCGCTCACGGTCGTCGGCGTCACGGCGGCCGCCGCCGTGCTCACGGGCGGCTCGTCGTCCTTCCCGGTCGGAGGCGCGGTCGTGGCCGCCGCCGTGACCGCGGGCCTCTGCGTCGCGGCCTGGCTCTGGACGTCGTTCGTCGAGATCGACACCGACGACGCCTGA
- a CDS encoding LemA family protein has translation MQPATIGILVAAGIIVLLAVIIGIYLWATYNSLVTLKVRVDEAWSDITIQLKRRADLIPNIIEAVKGYASHESSVFMNVTAARAETIGAGTPAEASAAEGHMQTALKSIFAVAEAYPQLQASQNFLQLQSELVDTEDKIQAARRFYNGGVREFNTKNRVFPNSLFAKRLGFSERDFFEVSEPSAIAEPPRVQF, from the coding sequence ATGCAACCGGCCACGATCGGCATCTTGGTAGCAGCAGGGATCATCGTCCTGCTCGCGGTCATCATCGGCATCTACCTCTGGGCCACCTACAACTCGTTGGTGACCCTGAAGGTGCGCGTCGACGAGGCGTGGAGCGACATCACGATCCAGCTCAAACGCCGGGCCGACCTGATCCCCAACATCATCGAGGCGGTCAAGGGATACGCCTCGCACGAATCGTCCGTCTTCATGAACGTGACGGCGGCCCGTGCCGAGACCATCGGGGCGGGCACACCGGCCGAGGCGTCGGCTGCCGAAGGGCACATGCAGACCGCCCTGAAGAGCATCTTCGCCGTGGCCGAGGCCTACCCGCAGCTCCAGGCGAGCCAGAACTTCCTGCAGTTGCAGTCCGAGCTGGTCGACACCGAGGACAAGATCCAAGCCGCGCGCCGCTTCTACAACGGCGGCGTCCGCGAGTTCAACACCAAGAACCGCGTCTTCCCCAACTCCCTCTTCGCGAAGCGGCTCGGCTTCAGCGAGCGGGACTTCTTCGAGGTCTCCGAGCCGTCGGCGATCGCCGAACCGCCGCGCGTCCAGTTCTGA
- a CDS encoding M48 family metalloprotease, producing MYSAISRNKRNTVFIVLIFLVIVGALGFAASAIWNNGSIGFLVLGGAAVYAVIQYFAASGQALSMSNAQQVDGVTAPRLYRTVENLSITMGMPMPKVYVVVDPAPNAFATGRDPEHAVVAATTGLLEIMDDSELQGVMAHELGHVKNYDIRVSTMVFGLVVAVGFLADILLRMSFFSALSGGNRNSNNNGGGGGNPVFLVLGLVAMIIAPLAAAGVQAAVSRQREYLADATGALTTRYPEGLARALEKLGAQGRPMRQQNTSMSHLWISDPMKPGVMDRLFSTHPPLADRIQRLRQNAGTF from the coding sequence GTGTACTCCGCGATCTCGCGCAACAAGCGCAACACCGTCTTCATCGTCCTGATCTTCCTGGTGATCGTCGGGGCCCTCGGGTTCGCCGCGAGCGCCATCTGGAACAACGGGTCGATCGGTTTCCTGGTTCTCGGCGGTGCCGCGGTGTACGCCGTGATCCAGTACTTCGCGGCCAGCGGGCAGGCGCTCTCGATGAGCAACGCCCAGCAGGTCGACGGTGTGACGGCTCCGCGCTTGTACCGCACGGTCGAGAACCTCAGCATCACGATGGGCATGCCGATGCCCAAGGTCTACGTCGTGGTCGATCCGGCCCCCAACGCCTTCGCCACGGGCCGCGACCCGGAACACGCCGTGGTCGCCGCCACGACCGGCCTGCTCGAGATCATGGACGACAGCGAGCTCCAGGGCGTCATGGCTCACGAGCTCGGTCACGTGAAGAACTACGACATCCGTGTGTCGACCATGGTGTTCGGCCTCGTCGTGGCCGTGGGCTTCCTGGCCGACATCCTGTTGCGCATGTCGTTCTTCAGCGCGTTGTCAGGGGGGAACCGCAACTCGAACAACAACGGTGGGGGCGGCGGGAACCCCGTCTTCCTGGTGCTCGGTCTGGTGGCCATGATCATCGCCCCTCTCGCCGCAGCAGGTGTCCAGGCGGCCGTCTCGCGTCAGCGCGAGTACCTCGCCGATGCCACCGGGGCGTTGACGACGCGGTACCCCGAGGGTCTCGCCCGAGCCCTCGAGAAGCTCGGTGCCCAGGGGCGGCCCATGCGGCAGCAGAACACCTCGATGTCGCACCTCTGGATCAGCGATCCGATGAAGCCCGGCGTGATGGACCGACTCTTCAGCACGCACCCTCCGCTCGCCGATCGCATCCAGCGGCTGCGACAGAACGCCGGGACCTTCTAA
- a CDS encoding winged helix-turn-helix domain-containing protein gives MPRQQLSPAQARRVALAAQGFGRPVDGPARPGTRQLNGLVDRLGLLQIDSVNVFERSHYLPAFARLGAYDRATLDRLTFAPRGRYVEYWAHEAAIVPVSTWPLLRWRMRDYDAKWRGDASSWLSTSPRMERWLLDEIRDKGPLPASLVEADAALFPQPDRTGPWWGWGDVKRGLESLFRTGALVSAGRRRFERVYALPEQVLSAEVLAVDVDRHEAHRRLVAHAARASGVATAADLADYFRLKAADVVPALRELHDDGVVEPVDVPGWGATAWLHRDARVPRRLEADAVLSPFDPVVWHRPRAERLFDFRYRIEIYTPREKRVHGYYVLPVLQDDQLVARVDLKSDRQAGVLRVQAAWHERDLPVDVERLATTLRRAAAWQGLDAVEVADRGDLAGRLRMVLTGRADAAGPADPLG, from the coding sequence GTGCCCCGTCAGCAGCTCTCCCCCGCCCAGGCCCGTCGTGTCGCCTTGGCGGCCCAGGGCTTCGGGAGGCCCGTCGACGGCCCTGCCCGCCCGGGGACGCGGCAGCTGAACGGCCTCGTCGATCGCCTCGGCCTGCTGCAGATCGACTCGGTGAACGTGTTCGAGCGCAGCCACTACCTGCCCGCGTTCGCACGACTGGGAGCGTACGACCGCGCGACCCTCGACCGCCTCACCTTCGCTCCCCGCGGGCGGTACGTCGAGTACTGGGCCCACGAGGCCGCCATCGTCCCGGTGTCGACCTGGCCCCTGTTGCGGTGGCGCATGCGCGACTACGACGCGAAGTGGCGGGGGGACGCCTCCTCGTGGCTGTCGACGAGTCCGCGCATGGAACGCTGGCTGCTCGACGAGATCCGCGACAAGGGGCCGCTGCCGGCCAGCCTGGTCGAGGCCGACGCCGCCCTCTTCCCCCAGCCAGACCGGACCGGCCCGTGGTGGGGGTGGGGTGACGTGAAGCGCGGCCTCGAGTCGCTGTTCCGCACGGGCGCCCTGGTCAGTGCCGGTCGCCGTCGGTTCGAGCGCGTCTACGCGCTGCCCGAACAGGTGCTGTCGGCTGAGGTCCTGGCCGTCGACGTCGACCGTCACGAGGCCCACCGGCGCCTCGTCGCCCACGCGGCCCGCGCCTCCGGGGTCGCGACGGCCGCCGACCTCGCCGACTACTTCCGCCTCAAGGCCGCCGACGTCGTACCCGCCCTGCGCGAGCTCCACGACGACGGTGTCGTCGAACCCGTGGACGTGCCGGGTTGGGGTGCGACCGCGTGGCTGCACCGTGACGCCCGCGTACCCCGTCGGCTCGAGGCCGACGCCGTGCTGTCACCGTTCGACCCCGTCGTCTGGCACCGGCCCCGGGCGGAACGCCTCTTCGACTTCCGCTATCGCATCGAGATCTACACCCCGCGCGAGAAACGCGTGCACGGCTACTACGTCCTCCCCGTCCTGCAGGACGACCAGCTGGTGGCACGGGTCGACCTCAAGAGCGATCGTCAGGCGGGCGTCCTGCGGGTGCAGGCGGCATGGCATGAGCGCGACCTCCCCGTCGACGTCGAGCGGCTCGCGACGACGCTGCGCCGAGCGGCCGCCTGGCAGGGACTGGACGCCGTCGAGGTGGCCGATCGGGGCGACCTGGCGGGCCGACTCCGCATGGTGCTGACCGGCCGGGCCGACGCGGCCGGCCCGGCCGACCCCCTCGGTTAG
- a CDS encoding AI-2E family transporter: MRGALSVGSTAGHVAAGLVLGLFATIFVLVGGAEIWRWVVRLFPRASHPAIDGAGRAGWLTLTNFVKVQIFVAFVDAVGIGLGALFLGLPLVAPIAIAVFLGSFVPVVGAVATGAVAVVIALVYNGWVVALLMLAVVILVQQIEGHLLQPFVMGSAVKVHPLAVVFAVAAGTLVAGIPGALFAVPFVAVLNVMITYVARGTWREKPRPVEHDVTRPGGLTDV, from the coding sequence GTGCGCGGTGCGCTCTCGGTCGGGTCGACCGCGGGTCACGTCGCTGCCGGGCTCGTGCTGGGGCTCTTCGCGACGATCTTCGTGCTCGTCGGCGGGGCCGAGATCTGGCGGTGGGTCGTCCGGCTCTTCCCCCGGGCCTCGCACCCGGCGATCGACGGGGCGGGCCGCGCGGGTTGGCTCACCCTGACCAACTTCGTCAAGGTACAGATCTTCGTCGCGTTCGTCGACGCCGTGGGCATCGGGTTGGGGGCGCTCTTCCTGGGCCTGCCCCTGGTGGCACCGATCGCCATCGCGGTCTTCCTCGGGTCGTTCGTGCCCGTCGTGGGCGCCGTCGCGACCGGAGCCGTCGCCGTCGTCATCGCCCTCGTCTACAACGGCTGGGTCGTGGCCCTGCTCATGCTCGCCGTGGTGATCCTCGTGCAACAGATCGAGGGGCACCTGTTGCAGCCGTTCGTCATGGGCAGCGCCGTCAAGGTGCACCCGTTGGCCGTCGTCTTCGCCGTCGCGGCCGGCACCCTGGTCGCCGGGATCCCCGGCGCCCTCTTCGCGGTCCCGTTCGTGGCCGTGCTGAACGTCATGATCACCTACGTCGCGAGGGGTACGTGGCGAGAGAAGCCGCGACCCGTCGAGCACGACGTCACGCGGCCCGGAGGCCTCACCGATGTCTGA
- the ilvA gene encoding threonine ammonia-lyase, which produces MSERTLAGPTLVEIEEARDRVSQVVRVTPMETSQYLAEVLGSRVHLKCENLQRTGSYKIRGAYNRLTQLSDDEKARGVVAASAGNHAQGVALAARELGIVATIFMPVGVALPKLQATRHYGADVVLRGHTVEQSLRAAQEFADTTGAVFIPPFDHADVVAGQGTLGLEILEQVPDVDTVIVPVGGGGLAAGVASALKQSAARTGRDVRIIGVQAANAAPYAVSMKLGVRTDIDAQPTIADGIAVAKPGVLNFEIIRDTVDEIVTVSDDDTARAMLVLLERAKLVVEAAGAVGIAAILTEQVRDLGTTVVILSGGNIDPLMMERVIGRGLAAAARYVKLRIGMPDRPGQLTRVSEVLSDANANVVEVLHTRHGRGLQISEVELELSVETRGPDHVEEVLQRLRDAGYEPNIDF; this is translated from the coding sequence ATGTCTGAACGCACCCTGGCCGGTCCCACCCTCGTCGAGATCGAGGAGGCGCGCGACCGCGTCTCGCAGGTCGTCCGCGTCACCCCGATGGAGACCTCGCAGTACCTCGCCGAGGTGCTCGGCTCGCGGGTGCACCTCAAGTGCGAGAACCTGCAGCGCACCGGGTCGTACAAGATCCGGGGCGCCTACAACCGCCTGACCCAGCTGAGCGACGACGAGAAGGCGCGCGGGGTCGTCGCCGCCTCGGCCGGCAACCACGCTCAGGGTGTCGCCCTGGCGGCCCGTGAACTCGGCATCGTGGCCACGATCTTCATGCCCGTCGGCGTGGCCCTGCCCAAGCTGCAGGCGACCCGGCACTACGGCGCCGACGTCGTCCTCCGGGGGCACACGGTCGAGCAGTCGCTGCGAGCCGCACAAGAGTTCGCCGACACGACCGGCGCTGTCTTCATCCCTCCGTTCGACCACGCCGACGTCGTCGCGGGCCAGGGCACGCTGGGGCTCGAGATCCTCGAACAGGTGCCCGACGTCGACACCGTGATCGTGCCCGTCGGCGGAGGTGGGCTGGCGGCCGGCGTCGCCAGCGCCCTGAAGCAGAGCGCGGCACGCACCGGGCGCGACGTCCGCATCATCGGCGTGCAGGCGGCCAACGCCGCCCCGTACGCCGTCTCGATGAAACTCGGCGTGCGGACCGACATCGACGCCCAGCCCACGATCGCCGACGGCATCGCCGTGGCGAAACCCGGCGTGCTCAACTTCGAGATCATCCGCGACACGGTCGACGAGATCGTCACGGTCAGCGACGACGACACGGCCCGGGCGATGCTCGTGCTGCTCGAGCGCGCGAAGCTCGTCGTCGAGGCCGCGGGTGCCGTGGGCATCGCCGCCATCCTCACCGAGCAGGTGCGTGACCTCGGCACGACCGTGGTGATCCTCAGCGGCGGCAACATCGACCCGCTGATGATGGAGCGCGTGATCGGTCGCGGCCTCGCGGCCGCCGCCCGCTACGTCAAGCTGCGCATCGGCATGCCCGACCGCCCCGGCCAGCTGACCCGCGTCAGCGAAGTGCTGTCCGACGCCAACGCGAACGTGGTCGAGGTGCTGCACACCCGCCACGGTCGCGGGCTCCAGATCAGCGAGGTCGAGCTCGAGCTCAGCGTCGAGACGCGCGGGCCGGACCACGTCGAAGAGGTCCTGCAACGGCTCCGCGACGCCGGGTACGAGCCCAACATCGACTTCTAG
- the greA gene encoding transcription elongation factor GreA: MSTDNETTWLTTDARDRLQAELDTLSGEGRREIASRIEAAREEGDLKENGGYHAAKDEQGKMEARIRTLINLLKHATVGDSTAADGIVGPGTVVTATIAGDESTFLLGNREIIAAGSDLSVYSETSPLGQAINGLKVGTTTSYTAPNGKDISVSITNVETYQP, from the coding sequence ATGAGCACTGACAACGAGACCACCTGGCTCACGACGGACGCCCGCGACCGTCTGCAGGCCGAGCTCGACACCCTCAGCGGCGAGGGACGTCGCGAGATCGCGTCACGCATCGAGGCGGCCCGCGAAGAGGGCGACCTGAAGGAGAACGGCGGCTACCACGCCGCCAAGGACGAGCAGGGCAAGATGGAGGCGCGCATCCGCACGCTGATCAACCTGCTGAAGCACGCGACGGTCGGTGACTCGACGGCCGCCGACGGCATCGTCGGCCCCGGCACCGTCGTCACGGCGACCATCGCCGGCGACGAGAGCACCTTCCTGCTCGGCAACCGCGAGATCATCGCCGCCGGCAGCGACCTCTCGGTCTACAGCGAGACCAGTCCGCTCGGCCAGGCCATCAACGGGCTGAAGGTCGGCACGACCACCAGCTACACCGCCCCGAACGGCAAGGACATCTCGGTGTCGATCACGAACGTCGAGACCTACCAGCCGTAG
- a CDS encoding DUF4307 domain-containing protein has protein sequence MTSTPRVTSPSSRLDARYGRSPRGRRRRLVVGLSVAVAFVVVFAAWVVFAAFDGTSSQLESADVGYQVTSDRAVEVQYTVTADTGAAVDCAVEAQNSGFAVVGWKIVHLPASERRSVTYTTSLATSERAVTGLIYRCWLP, from the coding sequence GTGACGTCCACGCCCCGTGTCACCTCGCCCTCGTCGCGCCTCGACGCACGGTACGGGCGTTCGCCGCGGGGTCGGCGCAGGCGCCTCGTCGTGGGCCTGTCCGTCGCCGTCGCCTTCGTCGTCGTCTTCGCGGCGTGGGTCGTCTTCGCCGCCTTCGACGGGACCTCGTCCCAGCTCGAATCCGCCGACGTGGGCTACCAGGTCACCTCCGACCGGGCCGTCGAGGTCCAGTACACGGTCACCGCGGACACGGGCGCGGCGGTCGACTGTGCGGTAGAAGCGCAGAACAGCGGCTTCGCGGTCGTCGGCTGGAAGATCGTGCACCTGCCCGCCTCGGAGCGCCGTTCGGTGACCTACACGACCTCGCTCGCGACGTCGGAACGGGCGGTCACGGGCTTGATCTACCGGTGCTGGCTTCCCTAG
- the mca gene encoding mycothiol conjugate amidase Mca, which yields MTLRLLAVHAHPDDESSKGSATYAYYRSLGVDVLVVSCTGGEQGSILNEQLEARAHAERDIAGLRVHEMAAAQAAMGIDHLWLGYADSGLPAEGESVAVNSFSTIPLEISAEPLVAIIRRFKPQVLVTYDENGGYPHPDHIRTHEISMAAYRDASDPERYPATGDAWQIDKVYYDRMFSAGRIGAMITHLRESDPESPLIESLTEMLARFSDRPDLATTRVPVSDFFPVRDAALRSHASQVPLDSAFFFWPHDLQVAAWPTEDFQLVESNVGSDLPEVDLFAGVVDPDTGLVGVQR from the coding sequence TTGACCCTGCGCCTGCTGGCGGTCCACGCCCACCCCGACGACGAGTCCAGCAAGGGCTCGGCGACCTACGCCTACTACCGCAGCCTCGGCGTCGACGTCCTCGTCGTCAGCTGCACCGGCGGCGAGCAGGGGTCGATCCTCAACGAGCAGCTCGAGGCCCGAGCTCACGCCGAGCGCGACATCGCGGGCCTGCGCGTGCACGAGATGGCGGCCGCCCAGGCGGCGATGGGCATCGACCACCTGTGGCTGGGCTACGCCGACTCGGGCCTGCCGGCCGAGGGCGAGTCGGTCGCGGTCAACTCGTTCTCCACCATCCCGCTCGAGATCAGCGCCGAGCCGCTCGTCGCGATCATCCGCCGGTTCAAGCCGCAGGTGCTGGTGACCTACGACGAGAACGGCGGGTACCCCCACCCCGACCACATCCGCACGCACGAGATCTCGATGGCGGCCTACCGCGACGCCTCCGACCCCGAGCGTTACCCGGCGACCGGCGACGCGTGGCAGATCGACAAGGTCTACTACGACCGCATGTTCAGTGCCGGACGCATCGGCGCGATGATCACGCACCTGCGCGAGAGCGACCCCGAGTCGCCCCTCATCGAGTCGTTGACCGAGATGCTGGCCCGTTTCAGCGACCGGCCCGACCTGGCCACGACCCGCGTGCCGGTCTCCGACTTCTTCCCCGTGCGCGACGCCGCCCTTCGGTCGCACGCCAGCCAGGTGCCGCTCGACAGCGCGTTCTTCTTCTGGCCCCACGACCTCCAGGTCGCCGCCTGGCCCACCGAGGACTTCCAGCTCGTCGAGTCGAACGTCGGGTCCGACCTGCCCGAGGTCGACCTCTTCGCCGGGGTCGTCGACCCCGACACCGGCCTCGTGGGGGTGCAGCGATGA
- the trhA gene encoding PAQR family membrane homeostasis protein TrhA, with the protein MPNLPLLDDALAYPDIERKPSWRGWIHAATFPVAIATGVVLVVLAQGVAATWACAVFMTTSLLLFGISATYHRFPWSPNAKRFLKRLDHANIFLLIAGTYTPIAVIALPPSKGVTLLVLVWTGAVLGILFRVFFLNAPRWLYVPLYVLLGVGALGFIVDLLDANVAMMVLVLVGGALYIAGAVFYGIKRPNPVPGHFGFHELFHTMTVLAYLCHWTGILLVALDPPTF; encoded by the coding sequence ATCCCGAACCTGCCGTTGCTCGACGACGCCCTCGCCTACCCCGACATCGAGCGCAAACCGAGTTGGCGCGGCTGGATCCATGCGGCCACCTTCCCGGTCGCGATCGCGACCGGCGTGGTGCTCGTCGTCCTCGCGCAGGGCGTGGCGGCGACCTGGGCCTGCGCGGTCTTCATGACCACGTCGCTCCTGCTCTTCGGCATCTCGGCGACCTACCACCGCTTCCCGTGGAGCCCGAACGCGAAACGCTTCCTGAAGCGCCTCGACCACGCCAACATCTTCCTGCTGATCGCCGGCACCTACACGCCGATCGCGGTCATCGCCCTGCCGCCGTCGAAGGGCGTCACGCTGCTCGTGCTCGTCTGGACGGGCGCCGTGTTGGGCATCCTCTTCCGGGTGTTCTTCCTGAACGCGCCGCGGTGGTTGTACGTGCCGCTCTACGTCCTGCTGGGCGTCGGCGCCCTGGGGTTCATCGTCGACCTGCTCGACGCGAACGTCGCGATGATGGTGCTCGTGCTGGTCGGCGGCGCGCTCTACATCGCGGGTGCCGTGTTCTACGGCATCAAGAGGCCGAACCCCGTACCGGGGCACTTCGGATTCCACGAGCTGTTCCACACCATGACGGTGCTGGCGTACCTCTGCCACTGGACGGGCATCCTGCTCGTGGCCCTGGACCCGCCGACCTTCTAG
- a CDS encoding isoprenyl transferase translates to MKKRRPSPLARGVLYGLYQNRIRRSLDGQELPHHVAMIVDGNRRWAKQRMLETAAHGHRAGAAKISEFLTWCDDLGIKVVTLYLLSADNLGNRQSDELTELFGIIGDVADELSRQRDWRVQHVGATDDLPPALCSALREAQARTADKTGLHVNLAVGYGGRREIADAMRSIVRAHDAAGGTLDALAEVLTPELIADHLYTGGQPDPDLVIRTSGEQRLSDFMLWQSAHSEFYFVEAFYPDLREVDFLRAVRDFALRHRRYGS, encoded by the coding sequence GTGAAAAAGCGCCGTCCCTCTCCCCTCGCCAGGGGAGTCCTGTACGGCCTCTACCAGAACCGCATCCGCCGGAGCCTCGACGGTCAAGAGCTGCCGCACCACGTCGCCATGATCGTCGACGGCAACCGGCGCTGGGCCAAGCAGCGCATGCTCGAGACCGCTGCCCACGGGCACCGCGCGGGTGCCGCGAAGATCAGCGAGTTCCTCACCTGGTGCGACGACCTCGGCATCAAGGTGGTCACGCTGTACCTCCTCTCCGCCGACAACCTCGGCAACCGACAGTCCGACGAGTTGACCGAGCTCTTCGGCATCATCGGCGACGTCGCGGACGAGCTCTCGCGTCAGCGGGACTGGCGCGTGCAGCACGTCGGCGCGACCGACGACCTGCCGCCGGCGCTCTGCTCGGCCCTGCGCGAGGCCCAGGCCCGGACCGCCGACAAGACGGGGCTGCACGTGAACCTCGCCGTCGGCTACGGCGGGCGCCGTGAGATCGCCGACGCCATGCGCAGCATCGTGCGGGCGCACGATGCCGCGGGGGGCACGCTCGACGCCCTGGCCGAGGTGCTCACCCCTGAGCTCATCGCCGACCACCTCTACACCGGCGGCCAACCCGACCCCGACCTCGTGATCCGCACGTCGGGCGAGCAACGGTTGAGCGACTTCATGCTGTGGCAGAGCGCCCACAGCGAGTTCTACTTCGTCGAGGCCTTCTACCCCGACCTGCGCGAGGTCGACTTCCTCCGGGCCGTGCGCGACTTCGCTCTCCGGCACCGGCGCTACGGCAGCTGA